The Paenibacillus sp. RUD330 genome has a segment encoding these proteins:
- the rfbC gene encoding dTDP-4-dehydrorhamnose 3,5-epimerase: MIVQETTLPGLKSIEPAVHGDQRGFFVESYNEARFQEYGITHRFVQDNHSLSVEAGVLRGLHYQLDPKAQTKLVRCTAGAIYDVAVDIRRGSPTFGKWQGFILSAANHRQLLVPRGFAHGFCTLVPNSEVQYKVDELYSAEHDRGIAWNDPALGIDWPVRNPVLSKKDDMHPALMDAEIDFIYDING; the protein is encoded by the coding sequence TTGATCGTCCAGGAAACAACGCTGCCGGGATTGAAATCGATCGAGCCGGCTGTTCATGGAGACCAGCGAGGTTTTTTTGTGGAGAGTTACAACGAAGCCCGATTTCAAGAGTACGGAATAACCCATCGATTCGTGCAAGACAATCATTCTCTTTCTGTGGAAGCAGGAGTATTGCGGGGACTGCATTATCAGCTTGATCCGAAAGCCCAAACGAAGCTGGTCCGCTGTACGGCAGGAGCGATCTATGATGTCGCTGTAGATATCCGCCGAGGCTCGCCGACCTTTGGGAAGTGGCAAGGATTTATATTGAGCGCCGCCAATCATCGCCAGCTGCTGGTTCCTCGAGGCTTCGCTCATGGGTTCTGCACGCTGGTGCCGAATTCCGAGGTTCAGTACAAAGTCGACGAGCTCTACTCAGCCGAGCATGACCGGGGAATCGCCTGGAACGACCCGGCTCTCGGCATTGATTGGCCTGTCCGCAATCCCGTCCTTTCGAAGAAAGATGACATGCATCCCGCATTGATGGACGCAGAGATTGATTTCATTTACGACATCAACGGTTAA
- a CDS encoding sugar phosphate nucleotidyltransferase: MKGIILAGGTGSRLFPLTKVTNKHLLPVGKYPMIYYSIAKLKESGIHDILIVTGKEHMGDVVNLLGSGYEFGVSLTYKVQDQAGGIAQALGLAEHFVGGDQMVVILGDNIFSDSISLYVEHFQKQAAGAKILLQEVHDPQRYGVPELKGEHIVSIVEKPKEPKSSYAVTGIYMYDSEVFDIIRSLKPSNRGELEITDVNNAYIKTNSLTYDILQGWWTDAGTHASLTYANELAKEITLGTEFGEMKN, translated from the coding sequence GTGAAGGGAATCATTCTTGCAGGCGGGACAGGCTCCCGCCTGTTTCCTTTAACCAAAGTAACCAATAAACATCTGCTTCCTGTTGGCAAATATCCCATGATTTATTACTCCATCGCTAAACTAAAAGAATCCGGCATTCACGATATTCTCATCGTCACCGGAAAAGAGCACATGGGCGACGTGGTGAATCTACTCGGGAGCGGCTATGAATTCGGTGTGTCCTTGACTTATAAGGTGCAGGATCAGGCCGGAGGTATTGCTCAGGCGCTCGGCCTGGCCGAACATTTTGTCGGCGGAGACCAGATGGTCGTCATTTTAGGCGATAATATTTTCTCGGACAGCATTTCTCTTTATGTGGAACACTTTCAGAAGCAAGCGGCAGGAGCTAAGATACTCCTTCAGGAAGTGCATGATCCGCAGCGATACGGCGTTCCGGAACTGAAGGGCGAGCATATTGTATCGATCGTTGAAAAGCCGAAGGAGCCGAAGAGCAGCTACGCAGTGACAGGAATTTATATGTATGATTCCGAGGTATTCGATATCATTCGATCCTTGAAACCTTCCAACCGGGGCGAGCTGGAAATAACGGATGTGAACAACGCCTATATCAAAACCAATTCGCTAACATATGATATATTACAAGGCTGGTGGACCGACGCGGGAACCCATGCCTCGCTGACCTACGCAAACGAGTTGGCCAAAGAAATCACTCTCGGCACCGAATTCGGGGAAATGAAGAACTAG
- a CDS encoding glycosyltransferase yields MNIAIDVLAILGKGSKNRGIGNYTTSQLKKMFELDKENNYYLINFYEEKNLKELLSFSSNVKELYFYTSDINQIRNEENFKIVLKDIIQKIILDYSIDVFYVTSPFDGTMIYEHEWFKGTKTVVTLYDIIPYIFQGKYLTDKFFKNEYMKCLEELTKYDKILSISQSAKDDLITHFNVDEETVDVIYAGVDEKFQVLNSMELEAAKKELETIYGIRSEFIMCTGGDDDRKNIGELILAYSALPKNLIERFQLVIACKLSDISEKRYYDMAEKNKVKGRVILTNFVPDHHLVQLYNLAYAVAFPSKYEGFGLPVVEAMACETPVLTSNNSSLGEIADGAAILVDPFNTKDITRGLQELLEMRSVQDLVEKGSERVKQFSWEAVSKRTLDVIKSMNNENKPVKQHRKQLAIFTPLPPIQSGISDYSFDLINVLAEDFDISVFIDDTYTAEEFAHSQIKIYPHHEFKSIAKRFDEIIYQMGNSDYHAYMLNYIKAYKGLLVLHDYNIHGLLDLISSNEQSLNQYKEYLLEDYDSELVSKYIADVKSGRNTRKIHELPLNGVITNYAKKIIVHSEYSQNKLLNKNLNLKIKKINHYAINSPLVEKSRAKENIGIPSNQFVIASFGHIHETKRTLPLIEAFKELAATNENLYLYLVGKPAPEIQKPIEALLNDSLIKERVIITGYTSLEEYEGYMDAADLCVNLRYPYNGETSGSLMRILSKGKCSLISSIGSFEEVPDHCCVKIDSAEHLTKHCEVSEIQNKLGYLIENPEAVKEIERNARTYSENFLDIRQISRQYKEYILNPYESHLTENVLRGIIEYINRNNWNSQINLYKLAQTIAYSKSY; encoded by the coding sequence ATGAATATAGCAATTGATGTCCTAGCCATTTTGGGAAAGGGATCAAAAAATAGAGGTATAGGAAATTATACAACGAGTCAGTTGAAAAAAATGTTTGAGCTTGATAAAGAAAACAATTATTACTTAATTAATTTTTATGAAGAGAAGAATCTAAAAGAATTACTCTCATTCTCAAGTAATGTAAAAGAGTTATATTTTTATACTTCCGATATAAATCAGATCAGAAATGAAGAAAATTTCAAGATTGTATTAAAGGACATTATTCAAAAGATTATTTTAGATTATTCAATTGATGTGTTTTATGTTACATCTCCCTTTGATGGAACGATGATTTATGAGCATGAATGGTTCAAAGGTACAAAAACTGTTGTTACTCTCTATGATATTATTCCGTATATTTTTCAAGGTAAATATCTCACGGATAAGTTTTTCAAGAACGAGTACATGAAATGTCTAGAGGAACTTACTAAATACGATAAGATATTATCGATTTCCCAAAGTGCTAAAGATGACTTAATCACTCATTTTAACGTGGACGAAGAAACGGTAGATGTTATTTATGCAGGCGTAGATGAAAAATTCCAAGTTTTAAACTCCATGGAGCTAGAAGCCGCAAAAAAAGAACTGGAAACAATATATGGAATTCGTTCTGAATTCATCATGTGCACGGGCGGTGATGACGACCGTAAAAATATTGGTGAACTTATCCTTGCATACTCTGCTTTGCCTAAGAATCTTATAGAACGTTTTCAATTGGTTATTGCATGCAAATTAAGCGATATTTCTGAAAAAAGATACTATGATATGGCAGAAAAGAATAAGGTAAAGGGTAGAGTGATACTCACTAATTTTGTTCCTGATCATCACTTGGTTCAATTATACAATCTCGCGTATGCTGTAGCATTTCCTTCTAAATATGAAGGTTTTGGCCTTCCAGTGGTCGAAGCTATGGCTTGCGAGACTCCTGTACTGACTTCAAACAATTCGAGTCTTGGAGAAATCGCCGATGGTGCGGCCATCTTGGTTGATCCGTTTAATACGAAAGACATTACAAGAGGACTCCAGGAATTGCTGGAAATGAGATCTGTTCAAGATTTAGTTGAGAAGGGCAGCGAACGTGTAAAACAATTTTCCTGGGAAGCTGTTTCTAAGAGAACACTGGACGTAATTAAATCAATGAATAATGAAAACAAACCCGTGAAACAACATCGCAAGCAGTTGGCTATATTTACTCCGCTGCCTCCTATACAGTCGGGAATATCTGATTATAGTTTCGACCTTATTAACGTTCTGGCAGAGGATTTTGATATCAGCGTTTTCATTGATGATACGTATACTGCGGAGGAATTTGCTCATTCCCAAATTAAAATTTATCCTCATCATGAATTTAAAAGCATAGCCAAAAGGTTTGACGAAATTATATATCAAATGGGAAACAGTGACTATCATGCTTATATGCTTAATTACATCAAAGCGTATAAGGGCTTGTTAGTTTTACATGATTACAACATTCATGGATTGCTTGATTTAATCAGCTCCAATGAACAATCTTTAAATCAATATAAAGAGTACTTGTTAGAGGACTACGATTCCGAACTAGTTAGTAAATACATAGCGGACGTTAAGTCAGGAAGAAATACTCGCAAAATCCATGAACTTCCTTTAAATGGGGTTATCACAAACTATGCAAAGAAAATTATAGTTCATAGTGAATATTCCCAAAACAAACTCTTGAATAAGAATTTGAATCTAAAAATAAAAAAAATTAATCATTATGCTATAAATTCTCCTCTTGTCGAAAAATCTAGAGCTAAGGAGAACATTGGCATTCCTTCGAATCAGTTCGTAATAGCTTCATTTGGGCATATTCACGAAACGAAACGAACGCTTCCCCTGATTGAAGCTTTTAAAGAGCTTGCAGCGACTAATGAAAATCTTTATCTATATTTGGTAGGAAAGCCCGCTCCAGAGATTCAAAAGCCTATTGAAGCGCTTTTAAATGATTCATTAATTAAAGAACGGGTTATTATAACTGGTTACACTTCCTTGGAAGAATATGAGGGCTACATGGATGCTGCAGATCTGTGTGTGAATCTACGTTACCCTTATAATGGAGAGACATCGGGAAGCCTAATGAGAATTCTTTCCAAGGGAAAATGTTCTCTTATCTCTTCCATTGGCAGTTTTGAAGAGGTTCCTGATCACTGTTGCGTGAAAATTGACAGTGCGGAACATCTCACTAAACATTGTGAGGTTTCAGAAATTCAAAATAAATTAGGGTATTTAATTGAAAATCCTGAAGCAGTTAAAGAAATAGAAAGAAATGCAAGAACATATTCCGAGAATTTTTTAGATATTAGACAAATTTCTCGGCAATACAAAGAATATATCCTTAATCCATATGAATCCCATTTGACCGAGAATGTTTTGCGTGGAATAATTGAATACATTAATCGTAATAATTGGAATTCGCAGATCAATTTATATAAATTGGCTCAAACTATTGCATACTCTAAAAGCTATTAG
- a CDS encoding FkbM family methyltransferase, whose amino-acid sequence MNFQNPEHKVIYEKMQAWTGKGAISEVSPASYNTEEYLKEIVRQIEVMQYTRQNFAYRHLQSHRRFLGKPVTFIKKVIRKILKWYIEPIAFQQTEFNNSVTPAMGRITEILNHFNTKFNELEKQNEILVKMKNELDNARQDLQDINKQNMILIDERKKLTTMLDLKENNLVEQMNQYDIIQREFNIQKIEHEKLSQQMELIEKIGVLDQPASSIFIKETFAQSGEDSIVTYILHVLDIPLEQTTYVDLGANHAKELSNTYYLYKKGAKGILVEANKELIPELKFYRSKDIVLNQCIGQESDRDQTFYILNGDGLSTTDYEAALNFCAINPDLKIIDQISLKTITYNDVVDRYLGEPPTLLSIDIEGKDIEIIESMDMEDKRPLIIIIEMIKYDTKLAYNTKNNEIIELMKKLEYDEYSFTGINSIFIDRRYLIGRNMVAHEYSN is encoded by the coding sequence ATGAATTTTCAAAATCCAGAACATAAAGTGATTTACGAAAAAATGCAGGCCTGGACCGGGAAGGGCGCTATAAGTGAGGTTTCGCCTGCATCGTATAATACAGAGGAATACTTAAAGGAAATAGTTCGGCAAATCGAAGTCATGCAATATACCAGACAAAATTTCGCTTACAGACATTTGCAATCCCATCGTCGGTTTTTGGGTAAACCTGTTACCTTTATTAAGAAAGTCATAAGGAAGATTTTAAAATGGTATATTGAACCTATTGCTTTCCAACAAACAGAATTCAATAACTCCGTAACCCCGGCGATGGGAAGAATTACTGAAATCCTTAATCACTTTAATACTAAATTCAACGAACTGGAAAAACAAAATGAAATACTGGTAAAAATGAAGAATGAATTGGATAATGCTAGGCAAGATTTGCAAGACATAAATAAACAAAACATGATTCTAATAGATGAAAGAAAAAAGCTTACCACTATGCTTGATCTAAAGGAAAACAATCTTGTTGAACAAATGAATCAGTATGACATTATTCAAAGAGAATTTAATATTCAAAAAATAGAACATGAAAAATTAAGCCAACAAATGGAATTAATTGAAAAGATTGGTGTTCTAGATCAGCCGGCCTCATCTATTTTTATTAAAGAAACTTTCGCTCAGTCAGGTGAAGATTCCATTGTCACGTACATTTTGCATGTTTTAGATATTCCATTAGAACAAACTACTTATGTAGATCTTGGGGCTAATCATGCCAAAGAGTTGAGTAATACCTATTATTTGTATAAAAAAGGTGCGAAAGGAATTTTAGTTGAGGCCAACAAGGAACTTATCCCTGAATTGAAATTCTATAGGAGCAAGGACATTGTTCTAAATCAATGCATTGGCCAAGAGTCTGATAGAGATCAAACTTTCTACATTTTGAATGGAGATGGTCTTAGCACCACAGATTATGAAGCAGCTTTAAACTTTTGTGCTATAAATCCGGATTTGAAAATCATAGATCAGATCAGCTTAAAAACGATTACTTATAACGATGTTGTTGATAGATATTTGGGAGAACCTCCTACGTTGCTTTCGATAGATATTGAAGGTAAAGACATTGAGATTATTGAATCTATGGATATGGAAGATAAAAGACCATTAATCATTATCATAGAGATGATAAAATATGACACAAAGCTTGCTTACAATACAAAGAACAATGAAATTATTGAATTAATGAAAAAGTTGGAATATGATGAATATAGCTTCACGGGAATTAATTCTATTTTTATTGACCGTCGATATTTAATTGGAAGGAATATGGTTGCCCATGAATATAGCAATTGA
- a CDS encoding ABC transporter ATP-binding protein: MKNNPVISINNVSKKFKIYKDKPLTLKEKLLRLRSDDYSDFKAVDGVSLTVHKGETVSLIGHNGCGKSTLLKLITKILYPDQGQIKVNGRISSLIELGAGFHPDFTGRENIYTNASIFGLSKKAIDEKLDDIIGFSELGHFIDNPVRTYSSGMYMRLAFSVAINVDPEILLIDEILSVGDENFQKKCFEKIENFKKSGATIVIVTHDLGTVEKISDRVVWMNAGKVVAEGDADQVLNLYKQHMNEKFVQQKQIEFNENAVQASKEKSTIAKKELQVISDDNHWGSREVEITDVRIINKNGEKTNAIIANESMSIEIDYKINKEQKEYIFGMGFYNSDLSLIYGNNTEIDKLKLKDLPQIGSIQFHIPTVELLSGTYKLNVAIVDESHRALDFYKYYMDFSIVSTDKSVGSYSISHQWKVKS; this comes from the coding sequence ATGAAGAACAATCCAGTAATCTCAATAAATAATGTAAGCAAAAAATTCAAGATTTATAAGGATAAGCCTTTAACTTTGAAAGAAAAGCTTCTTCGTCTCAGAAGTGATGATTATAGCGATTTTAAAGCTGTTGATGGTGTAAGCTTAACAGTTCACAAAGGAGAAACGGTGTCATTAATAGGACATAATGGCTGTGGCAAGAGTACGCTGCTCAAGCTCATCACTAAAATTCTGTATCCCGATCAAGGCCAGATCAAGGTGAATGGTCGGATTTCCAGTTTAATTGAACTAGGAGCTGGTTTTCATCCTGATTTCACCGGAAGAGAAAATATATATACCAATGCCTCCATCTTTGGATTATCAAAAAAGGCTATCGACGAAAAATTGGATGATATTATAGGATTCTCGGAATTAGGACATTTTATTGATAATCCTGTTCGAACGTATTCGTCGGGAATGTACATGAGACTTGCTTTTTCTGTGGCCATTAATGTAGATCCCGAGATTTTATTGATTGATGAAATATTATCGGTTGGCGATGAGAATTTTCAAAAGAAATGTTTTGAAAAGATCGAGAATTTCAAGAAAAGTGGGGCGACAATCGTCATTGTTACCCATGATTTAGGCACGGTTGAAAAAATTTCGGATCGTGTGGTCTGGATGAATGCAGGTAAGGTTGTAGCTGAAGGTGATGCAGATCAAGTGCTCAATCTATACAAGCAGCATATGAATGAAAAATTCGTCCAACAAAAGCAAATAGAGTTTAATGAAAATGCTGTACAAGCCTCAAAAGAAAAATCGACAATTGCAAAAAAAGAGCTACAAGTTATTTCCGATGATAATCATTGGGGTTCTAGAGAAGTTGAAATTACCGATGTCAGAATAATAAATAAGAATGGTGAAAAGACAAACGCAATCATTGCGAATGAGAGCATGTCCATAGAAATTGACTACAAAATAAACAAAGAGCAGAAAGAGTATATTTTCGGTATGGGGTTTTATAACTCTGATCTGTCATTAATATATGGGAATAACACGGAGATAGATAAACTCAAATTGAAGGATTTGCCACAAATAGGTTCCATACAGTTTCATATACCAACGGTGGAATTACTCTCGGGGACGTATAAGCTAAATGTGGCTATTGTGGACGAGAGTCATAGAGCTCTTGATTTCTATAAATACTATATGGATTTCTCTATTGTATCCACGGATAAATCTGTGGGATCCTACTCTATATCTCACCAATGGAAAGTAAAGTCTTAA
- a CDS encoding ABC transporter permease, producing MDKISEIYNYRQMLFSIVRKELRSRYKGSFLGFLWTFVNPILQLIIYSIVFPYLLRNNQENYPMFLFVALLPWLFFTSSLQGATISVVSNANLVKKIYFPRIILPLSVVCTNLMNYIYGLIIVFPALLITGVPLTLHVFWLPLILLIEFILALGFAFIFSALYVRFRDLEHVINIVTMIWFYITPIVFAISIFPQKVADVIGYNPMVPIINGFRDILLYGTSPNWNELLYSLAIGIIVLCVGYFIFEKSEKTFAEDL from the coding sequence GTGGACAAAATTAGTGAAATTTATAATTATCGGCAAATGCTTTTTAGCATTGTCCGTAAGGAGCTTCGTTCGCGGTATAAAGGTTCCTTTTTAGGTTTTCTATGGACCTTTGTAAATCCTATTCTCCAATTAATTATCTATTCAATTGTGTTTCCATATCTGCTTAGGAATAACCAGGAAAATTATCCTATGTTCCTATTTGTAGCTTTACTTCCGTGGCTATTTTTTACATCTTCCCTACAAGGTGCAACCATAAGCGTAGTTAGTAATGCTAATCTTGTGAAAAAAATCTATTTCCCAAGAATAATACTGCCTTTATCAGTCGTCTGTACCAATCTCATGAACTATATATATGGACTTATTATTGTCTTTCCGGCCTTGCTCATTACAGGTGTGCCCCTTACTCTTCATGTATTTTGGCTGCCCCTTATCCTTCTGATTGAATTTATTCTGGCACTTGGTTTTGCGTTTATATTCTCTGCACTATATGTCCGATTTAGAGATTTGGAACATGTCATCAATATCGTTACCATGATCTGGTTTTATATTACTCCTATAGTATTTGCAATCAGTATTTTCCCGCAAAAAGTGGCTGACGTAATAGGTTACAACCCAATGGTGCCCATTATTAATGGTTTCCGCGATATCCTTTTATACGGCACATCACCGAACTGGAATGAGTTATTATACTCCTTGGCGATAGGGATTATCGTTTTATGCGTAGGTTACTTTATTTTTGAAAAGAGCGAAAAGACCTTTGCGGAGGATTTATAA
- a CDS encoding GDP-mannose 4,6-dehydratase, with translation MKALVTGITGFVGNHLLNELLSRKDWKIWGAVRTASFFPISHDSLSLIQLDLHNEEEIIDCINKIKPHYIFHLAGQSNVRLSWDDKKQTFDINTMNALNLLEAIRKSEVSDSVRLLTVGSSEEYGIVKTEHLPINEDTALNPQNPYGISKAAISMLIKQYHKAYGLNVIHVRPFNHIGPGQRRGFVTADFAYQVAAMEAGKIENVFRVGNLSSQRDFLDVRDIVKAYLEIVMHGKGGEIYNVCLGKATSIQEILNFFVSQASLPINVEVSQELFRPVDIPLYVGDNTKLFEATKWKPNFTLQSSLADILHYWRNEMGNEGDSSGQN, from the coding sequence TTGAAAGCACTGGTAACGGGTATAACTGGCTTTGTCGGCAATCATTTATTAAATGAATTGTTGTCAAGAAAGGATTGGAAAATATGGGGAGCGGTTAGAACCGCCTCCTTTTTTCCCATATCCCACGATTCTTTATCTTTGATCCAGCTGGATCTCCATAATGAAGAGGAGATTATTGATTGTATAAACAAAATCAAGCCGCATTATATTTTCCATCTAGCTGGTCAAAGCAATGTGCGTTTATCTTGGGATGATAAGAAGCAGACTTTCGACATTAATACTATGAATGCTTTAAACTTGCTAGAGGCTATTCGGAAAAGTGAAGTGTCCGATTCAGTCAGGCTGCTCACAGTAGGTTCGTCGGAAGAGTATGGAATCGTAAAGACGGAACATCTTCCGATTAATGAAGATACTGCACTCAATCCTCAAAATCCGTATGGCATATCCAAAGCAGCGATAAGCATGCTCATAAAGCAGTATCATAAGGCTTATGGTCTCAATGTAATTCATGTTCGTCCATTTAATCATATTGGCCCTGGACAAAGAAGGGGCTTCGTCACAGCCGATTTTGCCTATCAAGTAGCAGCAATGGAAGCGGGCAAAATTGAAAATGTATTTAGAGTCGGCAATCTATCTTCACAACGCGACTTTTTGGATGTTCGTGATATTGTTAAAGCTTATCTAGAAATAGTCATGCACGGCAAAGGCGGGGAAATTTATAATGTCTGTTTGGGAAAAGCGACAAGCATACAGGAAATACTTAATTTCTTTGTTTCTCAAGCCTCATTGCCTATAAATGTCGAAGTATCGCAAGAATTATTCAGACCTGTAGACATTCCGCTTTATGTTGGAGATAATACCAAGTTGTTTGAAGCGACGAAGTGGAAGCCAAACTTCACCCTTCAGAGCAGTCTTGCTGATATTCTTCATTATTGGCGTAACGAAATGGGAAATGAAGGAGATTCAAGTGGACAAAATTAG
- the gmd gene encoding GDP-mannose 4,6-dehydratase, with product MTKRAFVTGVTGQDGSYLAELLLEKGYKVYALRRRTSMPIMENIEHIKNEIEFIDGDLLDQGSLINAMRISNPDEVYNLAAQSFVGTSWIQPVLTGQSTGIGVTNMLEAVRLTKPDARFYQASSSEMFGKVVETPQKESTPFYPRSPYGVAKVYGHWITVNYRESFDMFACSGILFNHESPRRGVEFVTRKVTDAAARIKLGLQKELRMGNLDAKRDWGFAGDYVKAMWLMLQQDTPEDYVISTGETHTVEELVEIAFGHLDLNWRDYVVIDEKFVRPAEVDLLLGDCTKAKQQLGWELEVGFEQLVTMMVDSDLAKLQK from the coding sequence ATGACAAAACGCGCATTCGTAACAGGTGTAACTGGACAAGACGGATCTTACCTCGCAGAGCTTCTATTAGAGAAAGGCTATAAAGTATACGCGCTTCGCCGCCGTACAAGCATGCCGATCATGGAGAATATCGAACATATCAAAAACGAGATCGAGTTCATCGATGGCGATCTTCTCGATCAAGGCTCGCTTATTAACGCGATGCGTATTTCCAACCCGGATGAAGTTTATAACTTGGCTGCCCAGTCTTTCGTTGGCACCTCCTGGATTCAACCGGTCCTGACCGGGCAATCGACAGGCATCGGCGTGACGAACATGCTGGAAGCAGTCCGTTTGACCAAGCCTGATGCCCGTTTCTATCAAGCTTCCAGCAGCGAAATGTTCGGTAAGGTTGTCGAAACTCCACAAAAGGAATCCACGCCTTTCTATCCGCGCAGCCCATATGGCGTTGCAAAAGTATACGGGCATTGGATCACAGTCAACTACCGCGAGAGCTTTGATATGTTCGCTTGCTCAGGAATTCTTTTCAATCATGAGTCTCCTCGCCGCGGCGTCGAGTTCGTTACTCGCAAAGTGACGGATGCGGCCGCTCGTATTAAACTTGGTCTTCAAAAAGAGCTTCGCATGGGCAATCTGGATGCCAAACGCGATTGGGGCTTTGCAGGGGATTATGTAAAAGCTATGTGGCTTATGCTCCAACAGGATACACCGGAGGATTATGTCATTTCTACGGGAGAGACTCATACCGTCGAAGAACTGGTGGAAATTGCATTTGGGCATCTTGATCTTAACTGGCGGGATTATGTCGTTATTGACGAGAAGTTTGTTCGTCCTGCAGAGGTTGATCTTCTCCTTGGAGATTGCACGAAAGCGAAGCAGCAGCTTGGTTGGGAGCTGGAAGTCGGATTTGAGCAGTTGGTGACGATGATGGTAGACAGCGACCTGGCAAAGCTTCAAAAATAA
- a CDS encoding mannose-1-phosphate guanylyltransferase, protein MTITCVIMAGGKGERFWPKSRTNLPKQFLNISGNKSMIQQSIERLEKWLPIDQIFVVTNELYAELIHVQIPHLPKMNIIIEPVGRNTAPCVGLASVLIEERFPDSTMIVMPSDHIIEDADGFIRILQTAVEVAQENSNLVTLGIKPSYPETGYGYIECTSNTQIVNSFEVHKVNQFVEKPDYGTAQNYVESGNYLWNSGMFVWKNSTLQSYIKALMPEVDDILQTIMSVTDPEKRNQAIRSEFVKMPDQSVDYGIMEKAENIYVIPVSLGWDDVGSWTALDRINDKDNDGNVIKGNILNIATKNCIIESDGKLIATLGIEDLIVVDTEDVTLICTKDKAQEIKSLLKALREQKRVEYL, encoded by the coding sequence ATGACGATTACATGCGTAATAATGGCCGGCGGCAAGGGAGAGCGCTTCTGGCCTAAAAGCCGGACGAACCTGCCGAAGCAATTTCTGAATATATCCGGGAATAAGTCCATGATCCAGCAATCAATCGAACGCCTCGAGAAATGGCTCCCGATCGACCAAATTTTCGTCGTAACCAATGAGCTGTATGCAGAGCTTATCCATGTCCAGATTCCGCATTTGCCCAAAATGAATATCATCATTGAACCTGTGGGCCGCAACACGGCGCCATGCGTGGGACTTGCCTCCGTTCTGATTGAAGAGCGGTTCCCGGACAGCACCATGATTGTAATGCCTTCCGACCACATTATTGAAGATGCGGATGGTTTCATTCGAATTCTGCAGACCGCCGTCGAGGTAGCTCAGGAGAACAGCAACCTCGTTACCCTGGGAATCAAGCCATCTTATCCGGAAACGGGCTACGGATATATCGAGTGCACAAGCAACACTCAAATCGTTAACAGCTTTGAGGTACATAAGGTAAATCAGTTCGTCGAAAAACCGGATTATGGCACGGCGCAAAATTATGTGGAATCCGGCAATTACTTATGGAACAGCGGGATGTTTGTCTGGAAAAACTCCACTCTTCAAAGCTACATCAAAGCGTTGATGCCTGAAGTTGATGATATCCTTCAGACGATCATGTCGGTAACGGATCCAGAAAAGCGAAATCAAGCTATCCGCAGCGAATTCGTTAAAATGCCGGATCAATCGGTCGATTACGGAATCATGGAGAAGGCCGAGAATATTTACGTAATTCCGGTTTCTCTGGGTTGGGATGATGTCGGATCCTGGACAGCACTGGATCGTATCAACGACAAAGACAATGACGGCAATGTAATTAAGGGAAACATCTTAAATATAGCAACGAAAAACTGTATCATCGAAAGCGATGGCAAGCTGATTGCAACGCTGGGCATCGAGGATCTGATCGTGGTGGATACGGAAGATGTGACTTTAATTTGTACCAAAGACAAGGCTCAGGAGATTAAATCCCTTCTGAAGGCTTTGAGAGAACAAAAAAGAGTAGAATACCTTTAA